The nucleotide window TTTCCCACGGAAGCCGCCCCAGTGAGCCGTTCGACATCACCGATGTGTACCGCTCGTGCCGCCTGGCCatgtgcactgctgcagatTCGCGCCAGAACTGCGGCCTCGTCACATGCCTGCCGAACTACACCCAATGCGACGAGTACATCCGCCCACCGCCCCAACCGTATATGCGCCAGCGGTGCACGCAAGGATGCCGCGCCGCCTTGCTCCTGATGGCGCTGACGATCGCCGTTGTGTCCTTCTccatgtgctgctgctgctgttgcccgGCGCCGGTGCGCATCACCGAGCCCCTCATCATGGTGGAGCCGGAGAAGAAACTCAAGTCGAGCTCCACGTATGGCCACCAGGGTGAGCAACGCAGCGTTGCCGATCCGTTCGAGTAGAAAATACGAACGAGAGTGAGAAGTACCGCGtgaaggaggaaaacaaaacaaaggggggggggcagagcagcggctggtacccttcgccccccccctgcggtggggggggggggagaagggagagggagggggggaagttGGGGAAAACATAAGGCACTGACGAAGTTCCGATACGCGGACAACGCATCCCTGGCGGATAcccaccctcctccaccacctcctcctccttctttctcATTAACACTTTGCTTACTCGGTTGTATTTTCCACTGCGTGCGTTTGATCGTCTGTTTCTCGTGTTGCAGCTGTTttcaggcgcacacacacacgagcgcgcgcgcggagagagagtgtgtgggtgtggtcCCTTCTTTTATTCTTTGTGATCTCCttcagcacgcacacgtataTGGGCAGAGACATTGACAGAGTGTGCCGGTGtgccgcctcgtcctcctcggtTGAGTCTCTCACGCCGTCACCGGTCACGGCGTAGGGAAGTTTgtttctcgctttctctctcttgcgtgtgcgtgcgtgtgtctccccctctccctccctccctcctctctgtcttctctctcctcatcctTCGCCCATATATAACGCCCCTcattctcttctccgcttccCAGTTTGTCGTTACCtcctgcacgtgtgtgtgggggaggggggaggaggaagtgtgGGCGAGTGTGGGTGTCCGTTGCATCGGTACAAGTCAAGAGACACCGGCATCCGACAGCAGACAAaacaaaaggagaaggagcggcaggCGGCCATTGTGCGTTGCTTTACTTTGATGTGTAGTCAACCATCCTCACACCACTCCCactcgccccctcccttgcctcccccttttccggCAGTCAGCTACTGGTCCAGTGCACTGGGCCGCAGCGctgaagggggaaggagggagtagggaaggggtggagagcaCGTCAGTGGATGCCCCGCACACGAGCAGGAGTGTGTACGCCTCCATGGGTCTATGCGCATAGGAAACTGAGGTGTTCACACTGGGGCTGGGGCAGGGacggggggggagggggagatgcgCCTGCACAGGAGTCCGCTCGAGGAAGTGGTGGAAGGGGAAGCAGACGGGCGGGGATAACTGAAACAGGAGAgtccccccacctcccttttcctccgtCCAGGTACGCAGAGGCcaacgcacacgtgtgtgtgtgtgtgtgtgtgtgtgtgtgtgtgtgtgtgtgtgtattgatATGTTCTGAGTGGGTCTGTCTGTAACACTGGCTAACCCGTGTATCCCTGCAGTGGACTGGGGGTGGTAAAGGGGGAGACTAACATCAGactcgctgcctctctctctccctctctctcatcatTGTCTCCTTAGGTTCTCCAGCTTTGTGCTTTGGGTTCTTTCATTTTTCGCCTGATTGCTTCTCAGGTCTGTTATCTTTGTGTCATGGCGGAGTTCTTGTCACTCATTGGGctcgcttctctccatcGCTATGTCTTCCCTCAACTCACTCACgactcccccaccccaccccttgCCTACGAGTTGAAGAGGGGAGCAGAGTCGCAGATGTTTTTGCAAGTCGGCCAGAGTAGGTGTGGGTTTGCCAGCCTTTGTGCCTCGTCAGCACTTTCGTTTCCTTCTCACCTTCTCTTACTTCTCGTTCTGTATGTCTTTGTTCCCTTGTGCCGCtctccacacgcacacactaTGCAGACGGCTGTTGCAACTCGTCGGAGTAGGGGGGATGGtttcgctgcccccctcgctctctgcaaCCCTGACATTCTTCGTGTATTTGTTGAATTCAGCCATTCACTGGCGCTGTCATTTTTTGACTTCGTTGTGTGTTTTATATTTTTTCTCCCGTCTTTGGTTGGTTGGTTTGTGCTCGCTGCATTAGTGATGGAAGTCCCGCCACCACCCagccccctcttcctccatccttctccctcgttcACCTTCAAGTCACATCTTCGCGCACGTCATGTCGAGGTGAAGGCAGGGAGACTGGAAGAGCGAGGGAGTGATGCCCTGCGACGCGCTGGAACCGTCCAAGGCAAccagaaggagggagggagggaggccaCACATCTAACGGATTCGAGAATGAAACGCGTCGTCCACACCGACCCTACACACTGACCTGCGCTTGAGcagcgcgcctctctctctctcctagACCAACACAAAGTGTACTCAAGCGACCCGTGCGCGTCTACTTGGATGCCGTAGGGCCGCGCTTGATGGGGTAACGTGTGCATCCCGGACGCCATtaaacaaaaaaaacgcagcagcaaacacAAAAGAGATGAGTCGTGTTGTGGTAATATGCACAGGCAcgcgtgcacgcacacaaggcATGGGCACACCGTTACAGGTAGGCATGCACATTCCCCAGTGGTACGAGGGCACCTCGACGTCGATGGCGTGTGCTGCTCACCGACCATTCGACTCACGATTGACTCTTCTTCACTCCCTGGCTGACAAGGACATCCCAGCGTAGCGTCTCAGGGTCCAGCACCCGCTCCCCGGGTGTGGTGAGGCCAAGcagccctcctcttcctgccCTTGCCGAACCACCatctggcggtgacagacTCAAGCCCCCTACCACGTGGTGAGGTCAGAGCACTTTCTCGCCACTGATGTCCGCGGTgaggtcctggatggcgtggcGCTGGAACGGGTGTGAAGCGGCTGACGAAGCACGGGAAGCGGACAGAGGCAGAGCGCTGCCTCCCTCACGTGGGTGTCAACGGCTGCTTGGCACCCACGCCATGGGGCCTGTGACAAgctggggagggggtagagTGCAGTTTTTCGAGTTCGTCTAGTATGGCAGAGAATGGGCACATtggaaaagaaacgagacAAAACGTTTCCCCTGCACtctccccatcccccccccaccccacccccctcacccctcgctctcctACTCTCGTACTCGCTACTCGTCACTCGNNNNNNNNNNNNNNNNNNNNACGACTCGTTAGGTAAACGAACGACGACAAACGTTCCCTGACACTCcgtccacctcccccctgacactcctccacccctcccccccccctgacactcctccactccccccccctgcactcctcccactcccccccccctgcactctcctcccctctctcactctctcactTGTTTTCCCTGCTTCCTTGTTGCACTTCTGCATCATTGCCATCAccctcgctcgctctgcATCTCTACACCTCTCCACTcagcattttttttttagtgAATTGTACGCCAGCCTTCGCTTCATACAGAGAAAAACACTCATATAAGCAAAACAGCAACATGGAGAATCAGGGCCACAACAACCAGGACCCCGAAGGGCCCACCAACAACGAGGCGCCGGCTCCGGTAAAGGCggaggccgctgctgccgtatCGGCGCAGCAGATTTCGCTGAAGGTTGTCAACGCCGACGGCGCAGAGATGTTCTTCAAGATCAAGCGAGGGACGCAGCTGAAGAAGTTGATCGACGCGTACTGTAAGAAGCAGGGCATTTCCCGCGGTAGCGTTCGTTTCCTGTTCGACGGCGCGCCGATTGATGAGAGCAAGACGCCGGAGGATTTGGGcatggaggacgacgacgtgaTAGACGCCATGGTGGAGCAGACAGGCGGGTCCGGGGTGGGACAGCGGTGAAGGCCTGTCTGTTTATCTGTGTGCATCTgtgccttccccctcccgcgGCCCATGCTCGTGGACAGGCAGCCGAAATAGAAACCTGTAGTaggaaggggggagcggcggcgaggggtCGGCTGCGGACGGGGGggtgaaggggaaggggcggaTAGGGTGTAGAAAGTTCGCCCAAGACGGTGCGCCACGTGTGTACATCTCTGTGCCCACCTGTtagcacgcacacgcggcTGTCATCCCTccgccgcccctccccctctcccttccctaGTGTCCTTTCGGTCTTCGAAAGAGAAGCCAGCGGATGTGAAGCAAACCACCCGGCACACGTGCCCGCATCgaccacctcttctctcgtaCACACGACGCGTGTCACGCTGCATCTTTGGGTGGGTCTGGCAAAGCAGTGGGGAGtaggcgttttttttctgggACATTTTCCACCGTCCCCGCGCTCaagccacccccccccctcccccctccctccccgtccGCCGGGGTCGTGCCATGAGAACGGCCGACACGGTGGTTGGGCCGGATATACTACGCGAGACGCGCGGGCCACCCGAGGCTCCAAAAAAAACACTCTGTTTCACGCTATGATGGCGCACGCAGTTGATGTGATAACGCTGATCTCACTCGCGCCGCACGGATTCCCCCAGGCCGGGCGTCTAGcgctgccccccttcccccctcctatGGTTCCTCTGGACGACACGCTAAGGGCTCTTTgtgcgcaggcacacgcctATGCACGAGCCCCTGTCGCCGCAGTCTCATCGCAGGGTCCCACCTGTCACGCCGCATGCAAGCAAGCCACCCAggcacgcccctccccctcatggCATCGACTGAAATGGAAGGTGCAGACAACAagttctctcctccccagACAACAGCGTCGCCATGAAACCCCAGGATCCGAAGGTGCGATCACTGGGCGCACACGCTGTCAAGTCCAGGTGGCGTTGTATAGCGCGGCCCAACGAGGCACCCAGAGGCCAGAAGAACACAACTGATAGATGACCATAGCTCAGAGAGGTCCACGCCGATCATCCCCACAGTACGTGTGCGCGAGACATGTAGCATCTCCCACATCCTTCCGGGTG belongs to Leishmania panamensis strain MHOM/PA/94/PSC-1 chromosome 8 sequence and includes:
- a CDS encoding small ubiquitin protein, putative (TriTrypDB/GeneDB-style sysID: LpmP.08.0480); protein product: MENQGHNNQDPEGPTNNEAPAPVKAEAAAAVSAQQISLKVVNADGAEMFFKIKRGTQLKKLIDAYCKKQGISRGSVRFLFDGAPIDESKTPEDLGMEDDDVIDAMVEQTGGSGVGQR